One window from the genome of Nicotiana tomentosiformis chromosome 5, ASM39032v3, whole genome shotgun sequence encodes:
- the LOC104104935 gene encoding sister chromatid cohesion protein PDS5 homolog A isoform X2, with the protein MGSKLQLQLKELGSKLDDPPSTKDSLIKLLKQGTTFLSELEQSPPKAMLEAMQPLQAAMVKPELLKHQDREVKLLVATCICEITRITAPEAPYSDDVLKDIFHLIVSTFSGLGDINSPSFGRRVVILETLARYRSCVVMLDLECDDLINEMFRTFLSVVRDEHQDSVLTSMQTIMVVLIEESEDIREDLLHVILSVLGRHKKGVTIAGRGLAMKVIEECAGKLEPSIKQFLVSSMSGDSRPTTFEIDYHEVIYDIYRCAPQILSGVVPYITGELLTDQLDVRLKAVHLIGDLFALSGSAISEAFQPIFLEFLKRLTDRIVEVRMSVLEHVKGCLLSNPFRQEAPQIISALRDRLLDYDENVRKQVVAVLCDAACNTLTSIKVEMIKLVAERIRDKSLLVKKYTLERLADIYRIYCLNSSTGSIKGDEYDWIPGRILRCFYDKDFRSDIVEHILCSSLFPSEFSIKDKVKKWVRVFLSFDKVEIRALEKLLEHKQRLQQEMRRYLSLRQMHQDGDATEILKKVVFCFRIMSRCFTDPGKAEESFQILDQLKDANVWRILTALLDPNSNSIQASSSRDELLKILGEKHRLYDFLGTLSLKCSYVLFNKEHVNEILQETNIQKSAGSTDLILCCTHILVILARFCPLLLTGIEEDLIHLLEDDNEIIKEGVLHVLAKAGGAIREKLGDSSRSLDLMLERICLEGSRRQAKYAVHALASIMKDDGLKSLSVLYKRLVDMLDEKSHLPAVLQSLGCIAQTAMPVFETREKEIEQFIKKNILERGHTSEGKTKESWEEQTEICSLKIFGIKTLVKSYLPVKDAHLRLGVDDLLGILKNILSFGEISMEIKSSSVDKAHLRLAAAKAMLRLSKHWDHKIPVDIFYLTLGTSEARFPQVKKLFLNKVHQYLKDRYLDPKYTCAFLLDLQFQQPDFEEIKSNLSDVIQIYQQGKARQLSAQSEPMTPAPYPEYILPYLVHALAHHSSFPNIDECKDVKAFESIYRQLYLFLSMLVHGDEEGKSEGDISREKESILTINSILHSIKHSEDAVDSAMSKNSYAVSDLGLMIAKRLVPNQDDLKESEASVSLPPSLYKQLEKGEEKDQSLVEVKTWLADESVMVHFESIKFETNGTLKSEITEDEAMKDSETEGNEVPLGKIMERLKARSKMRKEVKDDPSPPEVRTEHDLDILKVLREIDSNNAGDDNKLDASNGHESAVKTKATNKRQKRKTGTDISVPKGAKRQRSSSSSGHKLSAKIKDSIENEDELLSMSEDKSSEENVYEPEESDLLASSIRKKISFSPKQKRKSTDKTCGDTHEVGVDSRGLKKSKQNTEAVDTHVESNNMSGSHKQQKKKSIAGLAKCTSKGDSAPTVDLIGCRIKVWWPMDKKFYEGVIKSFDTQKNKHVVLYDDGDVEVLRLEKECWELVGGGQKPVKGSNSKKGSNSKKVSRYEKVSGERKNKALAASKQKKETDNMSPLSQVRGKRTPRKNLKYGQKGPSKSSFSRGRLLLGKPLATSKYKENNLSSEHVEKSSREIGWREVNQQRRPSYDPG; encoded by the exons ATGGGTTCAAAGCTGCAACTCCAGCTCAAGGAGCTGGGATCCAAGCTTGACGACCCTCCCTCTACCAAAGACTCTCTTATCAAGCTCTTAAAG CAAGGCACAACATTTCTTTCTGAGTTGGAGCAGTCACCGCCAAAAGCTATGTTGGAGGCCATGCAGCCCTTACAAGCTGCTATGGTTAAACCAGAACTCCTAAAGCATCAAGATAGGGAGGTTAAGCTTCTTGTTGCCACCTGTATCTGTGAGATAACAAGAATTACTGCACCTGAAGCTCCTTACAGTGATGATGTTCTAAAG GACATCTTCCATTTGATTGTCAGCACTTTCAGCGGCTTAGGTGATATAAATAGTCCATCCTTTGGAAGAAGAGTTGTCATCTTAGAAACTCTAGCAAGATATAGATCATGTGTTGTAATGCTGGATCTCGAGTGTGATGATCTTATCAATGAAATGTTCCGGACTTTTCTCAGTGTTGTCAG GGACGAGCATCAAGATAGTGTTCTGACATCAATGCAAACTATTATGGTTGTTCTCATAGAAGAGAGTGAGGATATTCGGGAGGATCTTTTACATGTCATTTTGTCGGTTCTAGGTCGCCATAAGAAA GGTGTTACAATAGCTGGAAGGGGGCTCGCTATGAAGGTGATAGAGGAGTGTGCAGGAAAATTGGAGCCCAGCATAAAACAGTTTCTTGTTTCTTCAATGTCTGGAGACAGCAGGCCAACAACATTTGAAATTGACTATCATGAAGTCATTTATGATATTTACCGTTGTGCTCCTCAGATCCTATCAGGAGTTGTTCCCTACATCACAGGAGAGCTACTG ACAGATCAGCTGGATGTACGATTAAAAGCTGTACACTTAATTGGGGATCTTTTTGCTCTGTCGGGATCTGCTATCTCTGAAGCCTTTCAACCAATTTTCTTGGAATTTTTGAAGAGACTTACTGATAGAATAGTTGAGGTCCGAATGTCTGTTCTTGAACATGTCAAGGGATGTCTGCTGTCAAATCCATTTAGACAAGAAGCGCCTCAGATCATAT CTGCCCTTCGGGACCGGCTGTTGGATTATGATGAAAATGTGCGCAAACAAGTTGTTGCCGTGCTTTGTGATGCGGCATGTAACACCCTTACGTCCATAAAGGTTGAAATGATTAAGCTGGTAGCAGAGCGCATTCGAGATAAATCT CTTCTTGTTAAAAAATACACGCTGGAGAGGCTGGCTGATATATACAGAATCTATTGCTTAAACTCTTCCACTGGCTCAATTAAAGGCGACGAATATGATTGGATCCCAGGGAGGATTTTGAGATGTTTTTATGACAAGGATTTCAG ATCAGACATCGTTGAACACATTCTTTGCTCATCCTTGTTTCCAAGTGAATTCTCAATCAAGGATAAAGTTAAAAAATGGGTTAGGGTTTTCTTGAGTTTTGACAAGGTTGAGATTAGAGCGCTTGAGAAGCTGCTGGAGCATAAGCAAAG GTTGCAGCAAGAGATGAGGAGGTATCTTTCTTTAAGGCAGATGCACCAG GATGGCGATGCCACTGAGATCTTAAAGAAAGTTGTATTTTGCTTCCGAATCATGTCTCGTTGTTTTACTGATCCTGGAAAGGCAGAAGAGAGCTTTCAGATTCTTGATCAGTTAAAAGATGCTAATGTCTGGAGGATATTAACAGCTCTCCTTGATCCAAACAGTAACTCTATTCAAGCTTCTAGTTCTCGG GATGAATTGCTCAAGATCCTTGGTGAGAAGCATCGGCTCTATGACTTTCTGGGCACACTGTCATTGAAGTGCTCATATGTACTTTTCAACAAGGAGCATGTAAATGAAATCCTTCAGGAGACTAACATACAAAAATCTGCTGGAAGCACTGATTTGATTCTGTGCTGCACACATATACTTGTG ATTCTTGCACGTTTCTGTCCATTGCTGCTTACTGGAATTGAGGAAGATTTGATACATCTGCTTGAAGATGATAATGAGATAATTAAAGAAGGTGTCTTGCATGTTTTGGCAAAGGCTGGTGGAGCCATCCGAGAAAAATTGGGAGATTCTTCAAG GTCATTAGACCTTATGCTTGAGAGGATTTGCTTGGAGGGAAGCCGGAGGCAGGCCAAGTATGCTGTACATGCACTTGCATCAATAATGAAGGATGATGGGCTCAAGTCACTTTCTGTTCTATATAAG AGACTTGTTGATATGCTAGATGAGAAGTCACATTTACCTGCTGTACTACAATCTCTTGGATGTATTGCGCAGACTGCTATGCCAGTCTTTGAGACAAGGGAGAAAGAGATAGAGCAGTTCATAAAGAAAAACATATTGGAGCGTGGTCAT ACATCAGAAGGTAAAACCAAAGAAAGTTGGGAAGAACAGACTGAGATCTGTTCACTGAAG atatttGGAATTAAGACACTGGTCAAAAGTTATTTACCAGTGAAGGATGCCCACCTTCGCTTGGGGGTTGATGACTTGTTGGGAATCCTGAAAAACATACTTTCTTTCGGGGAAATCTCAATGGAAATCAAGTCAAG TTCTGTTGATAAAGCCCATTTAAGACTTGCTGCAGCAAAAGCTATGCTTCGTCTATCAAAGCACTGGGACCACAAGATTCCCGTGGATATCTTTTACCTTACTCTGGGGACATCAGAG GCCCGTTTCCCTCAAGTAAAGAAGTTATTTCTCAACAAAGTTCACCAATACCTAAAGGATCGTTATTTGGACCCAAAGTACACTTGTGCATTCTTACTTGACTTGCAGTTTCAGCAGCCAGATTTTGAAGAG ATCAAGAGCAATTTAAGTGATGTTATCCAGATCTATCAGCAGGGGAAGGCACGCCAACTTTCTGCGCAATCTGAACCTATGACCCCAGCTCCTTATCCAGAATATATTCTACCATACTTGGTCCATGCTCTTGCTCATCATTCTTCATTTCCTAACATTGACGAATGCAAGGATGTTAAAGCATTTGAATCTATTTATAG GCAACTGTACCTTTTCCTCTCAATGTTGGTGCATGGAGATGAAGAGGGGAAATCTGAAGGTGATATTAGTAGAGAGAAGGAAAGCATTTTAACTATAAATTCTATTCTTCACAGCATAAAACATTCAGAAGATGCAGTAGATTCGGCAATGTCAAAG AACTCATATGCTGTCTCAGACCTTGGCCTGATGATTGCGAAACGGCTAGTTCCCAACCAGGATGATCTTAAGGAGTCCGAAGCATCAGTATCTCTTCCTCCATCTCTTTACAAACAACTTGAGAAGGGTGAAGAGAAGGACCAGTCTCTG GTTGAAGTGAAGACATGGTTGGCTGATGAAAGCGTCATGGTTCACTTTGAATCAATCAAGTTTGAAACTAATGGAACA TTGAAGTCAGAAATTACTGAAGACGAGGCCATGAAAGACAGTGAAACCGAAGGAAATGAGGTGCCTTTGGGAAAAATAATGGAACGGCTTAAAGCTAGATCTAAGATGCGGAAAGAGGTGAAGGATGATCCTTCACCTCCTGAGGTGAGAACTGAACATGATCTTGACATCTTGAAAGTGTTAAGGGAGATAGATTCAAATAATGCTGGCGATGACAATAAGTTGGATGCAAGCAATGGCCATGAATCTGCAGTCAAAACTAAAGCAACCAATAAACGTCAGAAAAGAAAAACAGGAACTGATATTTCTGTACCAAAAGGTGCAAAGCGACAAAGATCATCTTCTTCTTCGGGCCATAAACTTTCTGCAAAAATCAAGGATTCTATTGAAAATGAGGATGAACTTCTATCCATGTCGGAAGATAAGTCCTCAGAAGAAAATGTTTATGAACCTGAAGAGTCAGACCTGTTAGCATCATCCATCAGGAAGAAAATAAGCTTCTCGCCTAAACAAAAGCGTAAATCTACTGATAAGACTTGTGGTGACACCCATGAAGTTGGAGTGGACAGTCGTGGACTGAAA AAGTCTAAACAAAACACAGAAGCAGTTGATACACATGTCGAAAGTAATAACATGTCAGGATCTCACAAGCAACAGAAGAAGAAAAGTATAGCTGGACTGGCCAAG TGCACGTCAAAGGGTGATTCAGCTCCCACTGTGGACTTGATTGGTTGCAGAATAAAAGTTTGGTGGCCCATGGATAAGAA GTTCTATGAAGGTGTTATTAAGTCATTTGACACTCAAAAGAACAAACACGTT GTTctatatgatgatggtgatgtaGAAGTCCTCCGATTGGAAAAGGAGTGTTGGGAGCTTGTTGGTGGTGGGCAGAAGCCTGTGAAG GGTTCAAATTCGAAAAAGGGTTCAAATTCCAAAAAGGTTTCACGTTACGAGAAAGT ATCTGGAGAGAGGAAAAATAAAGCTCTTGCTGCCTCCAAGCAAAAGAAAGAGACAGATAACAT GTCTCCATTATCACAAGTACGAGGGAAGAGAACTCCAAGGAAGAACTTGAAGTATGGACAAAAAGGCCCATCAAAATCTTCTTTCAGCAGAGGAAGGCTGCTTTTAGGAAAGCCGTTGGCAACCTCAAAGTACAAGGAAAACAATTTAAGCTCAG AGCACGTGGAAAAGTCGAGCAGGGAAATCGGCTGGAGGGAAGTAAACCAGCAGAGAAGGCCATCATATGATCCTGGCTAA
- the LOC104104935 gene encoding sister chromatid cohesion protein PDS5 homolog A isoform X1 gives MGSKLQLQLKELGSKLDDPPSTKDSLIKLLKQGTTFLSELEQSPPKAMLEAMQPLQAAMVKPELLKHQDREVKLLVATCICEITRITAPEAPYSDDVLKDIFHLIVSTFSGLGDINSPSFGRRVVILETLARYRSCVVMLDLECDDLINEMFRTFLSVVRDEHQDSVLTSMQTIMVVLIEESEDIREDLLHVILSVLGRHKKGVTIAGRGLAMKVIEECAGKLEPSIKQFLVSSMSGDSRPTTFEIDYHEVIYDIYRCAPQILSGVVPYITGELLTDQLDVRLKAVHLIGDLFALSGSAISEAFQPIFLEFLKRLTDRIVEVRMSVLEHVKGCLLSNPFRQEAPQIISALRDRLLDYDENVRKQVVAVLCDAACNTLTSIKVEMIKLVAERIRDKSLLVKKYTLERLADIYRIYCLNSSTGSIKGDEYDWIPGRILRCFYDKDFRSDIVEHILCSSLFPSEFSIKDKVKKWVRVFLSFDKVEIRALEKLLEHKQRLQQEMRRYLSLRQMHQDGDATEILKKVVFCFRIMSRCFTDPGKAEESFQILDQLKDANVWRILTALLDPNSNSIQASSSRDELLKILGEKHRLYDFLGTLSLKCSYVLFNKEHVNEILQETNIQKSAGSTDLILCCTHILVILARFCPLLLTGIEEDLIHLLEDDNEIIKEGVLHVLAKAGGAIREKLGDSSRSLDLMLERICLEGSRRQAKYAVHALASIMKDDGLKSLSVLYKRLVDMLDEKSHLPAVLQSLGCIAQTAMPVFETREKEIEQFIKKNILERGHTSEGKTKESWEEQTEICSLKIFGIKTLVKSYLPVKDAHLRLGVDDLLGILKNILSFGEISMEIKSSSVDKAHLRLAAAKAMLRLSKHWDHKIPVDIFYLTLGTSEARFPQVKKLFLNKVHQYLKDRYLDPKYTCAFLLDLQFQQPDFEEIKSNLSDVIQIYQQGKARQLSAQSEPMTPAPYPEYILPYLVHALAHHSSFPNIDECKDVKAFESIYRQLYLFLSMLVHGDEEGKSEGDISREKESILTINSILHSIKHSEDAVDSAMSKNSYAVSDLGLMIAKRLVPNQDDLKESEASVSLPPSLYKQLEKGEEKDQSLVEVKTWLADESVMVHFESIKFETNGTLKSEITEDEAMKDSETEGNEVPLGKIMERLKARSKMRKEVKDDPSPPEVRTEHDLDILKVLREIDSNNAGDDNKLDASNGHESAVKTKATNKRQKRKTGTDISVPKGAKRQRSSSSSGHKLSAKIKDSIENEDELLSMSEDKSSEENVYEPEESDLLASSIRKKISFSPKQKRKSTDKTCGDTHEVGVDSRGLKKSKQNTEAVDTHVESNNMSGSHKQQKKKSIAGLAKCTSKGDSAPTVDLIGCRIKVWWPMDKKFYEGVIKSFDTQKNKHVVLYDDGDVEVLRLEKECWELVGGGQKPVKGSNSKKGSNSKKVSRYEKVSGERKNKALAASKQKKETDNMSPLSQVRGKRTPRKNLKYGQKGPSKSSFSRGRLLLGKPLATSKYKENNLSSEGEQKESMHGSLSEHELSDKDDRSYSDGKPGADDDDRSSGMEESVKEESPLENKEFEDEPGTPQDSRGSDEEISSSHEKPQPDVSTEKSNDAERSDSQGSLGDDADSHSTDRGDSERSSATKSDELSDDELLSTWKSRAGKSAGGK, from the exons ATGGGTTCAAAGCTGCAACTCCAGCTCAAGGAGCTGGGATCCAAGCTTGACGACCCTCCCTCTACCAAAGACTCTCTTATCAAGCTCTTAAAG CAAGGCACAACATTTCTTTCTGAGTTGGAGCAGTCACCGCCAAAAGCTATGTTGGAGGCCATGCAGCCCTTACAAGCTGCTATGGTTAAACCAGAACTCCTAAAGCATCAAGATAGGGAGGTTAAGCTTCTTGTTGCCACCTGTATCTGTGAGATAACAAGAATTACTGCACCTGAAGCTCCTTACAGTGATGATGTTCTAAAG GACATCTTCCATTTGATTGTCAGCACTTTCAGCGGCTTAGGTGATATAAATAGTCCATCCTTTGGAAGAAGAGTTGTCATCTTAGAAACTCTAGCAAGATATAGATCATGTGTTGTAATGCTGGATCTCGAGTGTGATGATCTTATCAATGAAATGTTCCGGACTTTTCTCAGTGTTGTCAG GGACGAGCATCAAGATAGTGTTCTGACATCAATGCAAACTATTATGGTTGTTCTCATAGAAGAGAGTGAGGATATTCGGGAGGATCTTTTACATGTCATTTTGTCGGTTCTAGGTCGCCATAAGAAA GGTGTTACAATAGCTGGAAGGGGGCTCGCTATGAAGGTGATAGAGGAGTGTGCAGGAAAATTGGAGCCCAGCATAAAACAGTTTCTTGTTTCTTCAATGTCTGGAGACAGCAGGCCAACAACATTTGAAATTGACTATCATGAAGTCATTTATGATATTTACCGTTGTGCTCCTCAGATCCTATCAGGAGTTGTTCCCTACATCACAGGAGAGCTACTG ACAGATCAGCTGGATGTACGATTAAAAGCTGTACACTTAATTGGGGATCTTTTTGCTCTGTCGGGATCTGCTATCTCTGAAGCCTTTCAACCAATTTTCTTGGAATTTTTGAAGAGACTTACTGATAGAATAGTTGAGGTCCGAATGTCTGTTCTTGAACATGTCAAGGGATGTCTGCTGTCAAATCCATTTAGACAAGAAGCGCCTCAGATCATAT CTGCCCTTCGGGACCGGCTGTTGGATTATGATGAAAATGTGCGCAAACAAGTTGTTGCCGTGCTTTGTGATGCGGCATGTAACACCCTTACGTCCATAAAGGTTGAAATGATTAAGCTGGTAGCAGAGCGCATTCGAGATAAATCT CTTCTTGTTAAAAAATACACGCTGGAGAGGCTGGCTGATATATACAGAATCTATTGCTTAAACTCTTCCACTGGCTCAATTAAAGGCGACGAATATGATTGGATCCCAGGGAGGATTTTGAGATGTTTTTATGACAAGGATTTCAG ATCAGACATCGTTGAACACATTCTTTGCTCATCCTTGTTTCCAAGTGAATTCTCAATCAAGGATAAAGTTAAAAAATGGGTTAGGGTTTTCTTGAGTTTTGACAAGGTTGAGATTAGAGCGCTTGAGAAGCTGCTGGAGCATAAGCAAAG GTTGCAGCAAGAGATGAGGAGGTATCTTTCTTTAAGGCAGATGCACCAG GATGGCGATGCCACTGAGATCTTAAAGAAAGTTGTATTTTGCTTCCGAATCATGTCTCGTTGTTTTACTGATCCTGGAAAGGCAGAAGAGAGCTTTCAGATTCTTGATCAGTTAAAAGATGCTAATGTCTGGAGGATATTAACAGCTCTCCTTGATCCAAACAGTAACTCTATTCAAGCTTCTAGTTCTCGG GATGAATTGCTCAAGATCCTTGGTGAGAAGCATCGGCTCTATGACTTTCTGGGCACACTGTCATTGAAGTGCTCATATGTACTTTTCAACAAGGAGCATGTAAATGAAATCCTTCAGGAGACTAACATACAAAAATCTGCTGGAAGCACTGATTTGATTCTGTGCTGCACACATATACTTGTG ATTCTTGCACGTTTCTGTCCATTGCTGCTTACTGGAATTGAGGAAGATTTGATACATCTGCTTGAAGATGATAATGAGATAATTAAAGAAGGTGTCTTGCATGTTTTGGCAAAGGCTGGTGGAGCCATCCGAGAAAAATTGGGAGATTCTTCAAG GTCATTAGACCTTATGCTTGAGAGGATTTGCTTGGAGGGAAGCCGGAGGCAGGCCAAGTATGCTGTACATGCACTTGCATCAATAATGAAGGATGATGGGCTCAAGTCACTTTCTGTTCTATATAAG AGACTTGTTGATATGCTAGATGAGAAGTCACATTTACCTGCTGTACTACAATCTCTTGGATGTATTGCGCAGACTGCTATGCCAGTCTTTGAGACAAGGGAGAAAGAGATAGAGCAGTTCATAAAGAAAAACATATTGGAGCGTGGTCAT ACATCAGAAGGTAAAACCAAAGAAAGTTGGGAAGAACAGACTGAGATCTGTTCACTGAAG atatttGGAATTAAGACACTGGTCAAAAGTTATTTACCAGTGAAGGATGCCCACCTTCGCTTGGGGGTTGATGACTTGTTGGGAATCCTGAAAAACATACTTTCTTTCGGGGAAATCTCAATGGAAATCAAGTCAAG TTCTGTTGATAAAGCCCATTTAAGACTTGCTGCAGCAAAAGCTATGCTTCGTCTATCAAAGCACTGGGACCACAAGATTCCCGTGGATATCTTTTACCTTACTCTGGGGACATCAGAG GCCCGTTTCCCTCAAGTAAAGAAGTTATTTCTCAACAAAGTTCACCAATACCTAAAGGATCGTTATTTGGACCCAAAGTACACTTGTGCATTCTTACTTGACTTGCAGTTTCAGCAGCCAGATTTTGAAGAG ATCAAGAGCAATTTAAGTGATGTTATCCAGATCTATCAGCAGGGGAAGGCACGCCAACTTTCTGCGCAATCTGAACCTATGACCCCAGCTCCTTATCCAGAATATATTCTACCATACTTGGTCCATGCTCTTGCTCATCATTCTTCATTTCCTAACATTGACGAATGCAAGGATGTTAAAGCATTTGAATCTATTTATAG GCAACTGTACCTTTTCCTCTCAATGTTGGTGCATGGAGATGAAGAGGGGAAATCTGAAGGTGATATTAGTAGAGAGAAGGAAAGCATTTTAACTATAAATTCTATTCTTCACAGCATAAAACATTCAGAAGATGCAGTAGATTCGGCAATGTCAAAG AACTCATATGCTGTCTCAGACCTTGGCCTGATGATTGCGAAACGGCTAGTTCCCAACCAGGATGATCTTAAGGAGTCCGAAGCATCAGTATCTCTTCCTCCATCTCTTTACAAACAACTTGAGAAGGGTGAAGAGAAGGACCAGTCTCTG GTTGAAGTGAAGACATGGTTGGCTGATGAAAGCGTCATGGTTCACTTTGAATCAATCAAGTTTGAAACTAATGGAACA TTGAAGTCAGAAATTACTGAAGACGAGGCCATGAAAGACAGTGAAACCGAAGGAAATGAGGTGCCTTTGGGAAAAATAATGGAACGGCTTAAAGCTAGATCTAAGATGCGGAAAGAGGTGAAGGATGATCCTTCACCTCCTGAGGTGAGAACTGAACATGATCTTGACATCTTGAAAGTGTTAAGGGAGATAGATTCAAATAATGCTGGCGATGACAATAAGTTGGATGCAAGCAATGGCCATGAATCTGCAGTCAAAACTAAAGCAACCAATAAACGTCAGAAAAGAAAAACAGGAACTGATATTTCTGTACCAAAAGGTGCAAAGCGACAAAGATCATCTTCTTCTTCGGGCCATAAACTTTCTGCAAAAATCAAGGATTCTATTGAAAATGAGGATGAACTTCTATCCATGTCGGAAGATAAGTCCTCAGAAGAAAATGTTTATGAACCTGAAGAGTCAGACCTGTTAGCATCATCCATCAGGAAGAAAATAAGCTTCTCGCCTAAACAAAAGCGTAAATCTACTGATAAGACTTGTGGTGACACCCATGAAGTTGGAGTGGACAGTCGTGGACTGAAA AAGTCTAAACAAAACACAGAAGCAGTTGATACACATGTCGAAAGTAATAACATGTCAGGATCTCACAAGCAACAGAAGAAGAAAAGTATAGCTGGACTGGCCAAG TGCACGTCAAAGGGTGATTCAGCTCCCACTGTGGACTTGATTGGTTGCAGAATAAAAGTTTGGTGGCCCATGGATAAGAA GTTCTATGAAGGTGTTATTAAGTCATTTGACACTCAAAAGAACAAACACGTT GTTctatatgatgatggtgatgtaGAAGTCCTCCGATTGGAAAAGGAGTGTTGGGAGCTTGTTGGTGGTGGGCAGAAGCCTGTGAAG GGTTCAAATTCGAAAAAGGGTTCAAATTCCAAAAAGGTTTCACGTTACGAGAAAGT ATCTGGAGAGAGGAAAAATAAAGCTCTTGCTGCCTCCAAGCAAAAGAAAGAGACAGATAACAT GTCTCCATTATCACAAGTACGAGGGAAGAGAACTCCAAGGAAGAACTTGAAGTATGGACAAAAAGGCCCATCAAAATCTTCTTTCAGCAGAGGAAGGCTGCTTTTAGGAAAGCCGTTGGCAACCTCAAAGTACAAGGAAAACAATTTAAGCTCAG AAGGTGAGCAGAAAGAGAGTATGCATGGGAGTTTGTCTGAACACGAACTGTCTGACAAGGATGACAGATCGTACTCTGATGGGAAACCAGGGGCTGATGATGATGATAGGTCAAGTGGTATGGAAGAGTCCGTAAAAGAAGAAAGTCCCTTGGAAAATAAAGAATTTGAGGATGAACCTGGCACCCCTCAGGATTCCCGTGGATCGGACGAGGAGATCTCTTCTTCACATGAGAAACCACAGCCAGATGTATCGACGGAGAAGTCAAATGATGCTGAAAGATCAGATTCTCAGGGGAGTTTAGGAGATGATGCAGACAGTCATTCAACTGATCGAGGTGACTCTGAAAGGAGTTCAGCTACAAAATCTGATGAACTATCTGATGATGAGCTACTT AGCACGTGGAAAAGTCGAGCAGGGAAATCGGCTGGAGGGAAGTAA
- the LOC104104927 gene encoding protein C2-DOMAIN ABA-RELATED 11, translated as MGDKFGQLKVTVVKGRRLVIRDFNSSDPYVILKLGNQTAKTKVIHSCLNPVWNEEFDFSFSEPAEVLKLQVFDKDRFKADDKMGNAHLSLQPLVASARLRKILGIASEGTTLRKVIPESDNCLAADSSINWVNGEVVQDVWLRLCEVESGDIELKIKLINLPSAAPSK; from the exons ATGGGAGACAAATTTGGACAGCTAAAAGTGACTGTTGTAAAAGGCAGGCGTTTGGTGATTCGGGACTTCAACAGCAGTGATCCTTATGTCATTCTCAAGCTGGGTAATCAG ACTGCAAAAACCAAGGTCATACATAGCTGCCTTAATCCTGTTTGGAACGAAGAATTTGATTTCTCCTTTTCAGAACCTGCTGAGGTTCTCAAATTG CAAGTGTTTGATAAAGACCGTTTCAAGGCCGATGACAAAATGGGAAATGCTCATCTCAGCCTTCAGCCTTTAGTTGCTTCTGCTAGATTGAGAAAGATTCTTGGGATTGCCAGTGAAGGGACAACACTGAGGAAGGTTATCCCAGAGAGCGACAACTGTCTAGCAGCAGACAGCAGTATCAATTGGGTGAATGGTGAGGTTGTGCAAGATGTTTGGTTGAGGCTCTGTGAGGTGGAGTCTGGGGATATAGAATTGAAGATCAAATTGATCAATCTTCCCTCTGCAGCTCCCTCCAAGTAA